A genomic region of Melopsittacus undulatus isolate bMelUnd1 chromosome 5, bMelUnd1.mat.Z, whole genome shotgun sequence contains the following coding sequences:
- the DENND11 gene encoding DENN domain-containing protein 11 gives MGERADEAPLLFWAEGPAVSAPPPAAEAGGSSSGARRLGGGWSSAPWEGEGPEEAAGPPRAEAEEDQIVAVFVVTFDPRTGNMVEWCLPQDIDLEGVEFKSMASGSHKIQSDFIYFRKGLCFGLACFANMPVESELERGARMKSVGILSPSYTLLYRYMHFLENQVRHQLEMPGHYSHLEAFYDDKKGVLPSSKGTSNSQQPVHWLPSIHRYMYPEMKITHPAGCMSQFIKFFGEQILVLWKFALLRKRILIFSPPPVGVVCYRVYCCCCLANVSLPGLGGTVPESKPFFYVNVADIEMLETEVSYVACTTEKIFEEKRDLYDVYVDNQNVKTHHEHLQPLLKINNADKEKYRRLNDQRQMLMYSQEVGDDCNSCEEDLFILFFMEQNNRIFQTLMEVSASQDKTLTADHARGMGLDPQGDRSFLLDLLEVYGIDVMLVIDNPCCT, from the exons ATGGGGGAGCGCGCGGACGAGGCGCCGCTGCTGTTCTGGGCCGAGGGCCCCGCCGTGTCCGCGCCGCCGCCCGCAGCCGAGGCcggcggcagcagcagtggcGCTCGGCGGCTCGGCGGCGGCTGGAGCTCGGCTCCGTGGGAAGGCGAGGGGCCGGAGGAGGCGGCGGGGCCGCCGCGGGCGGAGGCGGAGGAGGATCAGATCGTGGCCGTGTTCGTCGTCACTTTCGACCCCCGCACGG GCAACATGGTGGAGTGGTGTTTACCCCAGGATATTGATTTGGAAGGCGTGGAATTCAAATCCATGGCAAGCGGGTCCCACAAAATCCAGTCGGATTTCAT TTACTTCCGGAAAGGGCTCTGTTTTGGCCTGGCCTGCTTTGCCAACATGCCTGTGGAGAGTGAGTTAGAGCGTGGTGCCCGCATGAAGTCCGTGGGGATTCTGTCCCCTTCCTACACCCTGCTATATAGGTACATGCACTTCCTGGAGAACCAGGTGAG acacCAGTTGGAGATGCCAGGGCACTACTCCCATCTAGAGGCATTCTATGATGACAAGAAAGGAGTTCTCCCCAGTAGCAAGGGCACCTCCAACTCTCAGCAACCTGTCCACTGGCTGCCATCCATCCACAGATACATGTACCCGGAGATGAAG ATCACACACCCTGCTGGCTGTATGTCTCAGTTCATCAAATTCTTCGGTGAGCAGATCCTTGTCCTCTGGAAGTTTGCCCTGCTGCGCAAGCGCATATTGATATTTTCACCACCCCCAGTTGGAGTTGTCTGCTATAGAG TctactgctgctgttgcctTGCCAATGTTTCTCTGCCTGGTCTTGGAGGAACTGTCCCAGAGTCCAAACCATTCTTCTATGTGAATGTGGCAGACATAGAAATGCTGGAGACAGAAGTATCCTATGTGGCCT GCACAACAGAAAAGATCTTTGAGGAGAAACGGGATCTCTATGATGTCTATGTGGACAACCAGAATGTGAAGACGCATCACGAGCATCTGCAACCACTCCTGAAAATTAATAATGCTGACAAGGAGAAGTACCGGCGGCTCAATGACCAGAG GCAGATGTTAATGTATTCTCAGGAAGTGGGTGATGATTGTAATTCCTGTGAAGAGGACCTTTTCATCTT GTTTTTCATGGAGCAGAATAACCGCATATTTCAGACGCTGATGGAGGTGTCAGCCAGCCAGGACAAGACACTGACAGCTGACCATGCACGAGGCATGGGCCTGGATCCTCAAGGGGATAGAAGTTTCCTTTTGGACCTGCTGGAAGTATACGGCATCGATGTTATGCTAGTCATTGACAACCCCTGCTGCACATAA